The following are encoded in a window of Nitrososphaerota archaeon genomic DNA:
- a CDS encoding bifunctional 5,6,7,8-tetrahydromethanopterin hydro-lyase/3-hexulose-6-phosphate synthase yields the protein MFFIGEALVGEGNEVAHIDLMIGDKEGPVGQAFANGFTQLSAGHTPLLAVIRPNLPPKPFTLITPKVTVKDMEQASKIFGPAQAAVAKAVADAVEEGVVPQDQIENLVIVISVFIHPEAADYRKIYHYNYGATKLALKRALQNYPSLEKIIYDKDRAKHPIMGFRVPRLWMRPYLQIALDNPDIESAKKVISQLPKSDRILLEAGTPLIKKYGLKVIRDIREANQDVFIIADLKTLDVGQVEADIAFNETADAVVASGLASKATLEKFVYEARRLGIYSAIDMMDVEDPLAVLKGLKETPDIVILHRGIDEEAGGKAKWQIIQKVKTELADKKLYVAVAGGINAETAKEAIDKGADILIVGRYITQSKDVERAARELLTIVGEDIDQFRVHVE from the coding sequence TTGTTCTTCATTGGTGAAGCACTCGTAGGCGAGGGTAATGAGGTTGCGCACATCGATCTCATGATCGGTGATAAGGAGGGGCCTGTTGGCCAGGCGTTTGCGAACGGTTTTACGCAGCTCTCCGCCGGACATACTCCTCTCCTAGCTGTTATTCGGCCTAACCTGCCGCCTAAACCCTTTACTCTGATTACTCCCAAGGTTACTGTCAAAGATATGGAGCAGGCCTCCAAGATATTCGGTCCGGCTCAAGCGGCTGTCGCCAAGGCGGTTGCTGACGCTGTTGAAGAGGGAGTTGTGCCGCAGGATCAGATTGAGAATCTTGTCATCGTCATAAGCGTCTTCATTCACCCTGAGGCTGCTGACTACCGGAAAATCTATCACTACAATTACGGAGCTACGAAGCTCGCGTTGAAACGGGCGCTCCAGAACTATCCGTCGCTAGAAAAGATAATCTATGATAAGGACAGGGCGAAACACCCGATAATGGGCTTCAGAGTTCCACGCCTATGGATGCGGCCTTACCTGCAGATTGCGCTGGATAACCCCGACATCGAATCAGCCAAGAAGGTGATATCCCAGCTTCCGAAGAGCGACCGTATACTGCTCGAAGCCGGTACACCGCTCATAAAGAAGTATGGGCTCAAAGTCATCCGAGATATCCGTGAGGCAAACCAAGATGTCTTCATTATAGCTGATTTGAAGACGCTTGACGTCGGTCAGGTCGAAGCTGACATCGCCTTCAACGAAACTGCTGATGCAGTAGTCGCATCAGGCTTGGCGTCCAAAGCAACTCTCGAGAAGTTCGTCTACGAGGCGAGACGACTCGGCATCTACTCAGCTATAGATATGATGGACGTCGAGGATCCGCTGGCAGTCCTGAAGGGCTTGAAGGAGACCCCAGATATCGTAATCCTCCATCGAGGCATCGATGAAGAGGCGGGGGGAAAGGCAAAGTGGCAGATCATCCAGAAGGTCAAGACCGAACTCGCTGACAAGAAGCTCTACGTCGCAGTCGCCGGAGGCATTAACGCCGAGACCGCTAAGGAAGCTATCGACAAAGGCGCTGATATACTGATAGTCGGCCGCTACATCACTCAGTCAAAGGATGTGGAGCGCGCAGCCCGTGAACTCCTCACCATCGTCGGCGAAGACATCGACCAATTCAGAGTCCACGTAGAGTAA
- a CDS encoding extracellular solute-binding protein codes for MVNRNVYIGIAIVVIIAVAAAAYISLPPPTTTPSSSTTSTSTTTTSGPPPEDTLIVYTTVDQQTFTPWQKAFEAKYPGTKITFYTDTPGNIFTKIVTERAAHKQTADVVMISLSLQLSLQNKSLLEQYNSPEAAAYPAHFKDSSGHWVAAMLLPMLQVRNTNLVPDSEVPRTMDQLVDPKWKGKDTIHDLTLGTVGTQYFATLKQYMGEKEWTSFMERLATNVQPTRKAAFEDVINPVASGEKSIALSVYMHDYLGTKNKGAPVASFTIDGLPVLTSLLPVGVVSNATHPVAAKLFMDWILSKDGQTMVGNSEVRIPARQDINAKYMLKTLLPDKTPDDLKIFPNDDAVKNNAQYKSYFAKTFTSQP; via the coding sequence TTGGTTAACCGCAATGTATACATTGGAATAGCTATTGTAGTGATCATCGCCGTTGCCGCCGCAGCCTACATATCACTACCCCCACCGACCACTACGCCCTCATCCAGCACCACAAGCACCTCAACAACGACAACATCTGGTCCACCACCAGAAGACACACTTATAGTCTACACGACTGTCGATCAACAGACCTTCACCCCCTGGCAAAAAGCCTTTGAAGCCAAATACCCGGGTACTAAAATAACATTCTATACAGATACGCCTGGCAACATCTTCACGAAGATAGTGACAGAGAGAGCGGCTCACAAACAGACCGCCGACGTTGTGATGATCAGCCTCTCGCTACAGCTTAGTCTGCAGAACAAGAGCCTGCTGGAACAGTATAATTCGCCGGAGGCAGCAGCCTACCCCGCGCATTTCAAGGACTCGTCAGGCCACTGGGTCGCTGCAATGCTTCTCCCAATGCTTCAGGTCCGTAACACCAACCTTGTGCCGGACTCAGAGGTTCCCCGTACCATGGATCAGCTTGTTGATCCCAAGTGGAAGGGCAAGGACACAATCCACGATCTTACGCTAGGAACCGTTGGAACCCAATACTTCGCCACCTTAAAGCAGTACATGGGTGAAAAAGAATGGACATCATTCATGGAACGACTGGCCACGAACGTCCAGCCTACACGTAAAGCAGCCTTCGAAGACGTGATTAATCCTGTTGCAAGCGGCGAAAAAAGTATTGCCCTATCAGTCTACATGCACGACTATCTCGGAACCAAAAACAAGGGTGCTCCTGTAGCATCCTTCACAATCGATGGACTACCTGTGCTGACAAGTCTACTCCCAGTGGGCGTAGTAAGTAACGCCACGCACCCAGTCGCCGCGAAACTCTTCATGGACTGGATACTTTCCAAAGACGGCCAGACAATGGTGGGTAACAGCGAGGTAAGGATCCCAGCGCGTCAAGACATCAATGCGAAATATATGCTCAAAACTCTCCTGCCTGACAAGACCCCCGACGACCTGAAAATCTTCCCTAACGACGACGCAGTCAAAAACAACGCTCAATACAAGAGCTACTTCGCCAAGACCTTCACCAGCCAGCCCTAA
- a CDS encoding DUF6328 family protein, whose protein sequence is MGDEFRVDLGAVLGEFRLLVAVSGILFGFLLNVSSTRLIERAEEQVVLVLALSFAAVSVVIFLLPVMYHHLHSFPLTEAEATKIYYRSHRFALWGLTALIIAIYFSLILSFYPLMGYGSYMVATLIMIVPAILFILRKVQMPTSRLKR, encoded by the coding sequence TTGGGGGATGAGTTTCGCGTGGATCTCGGGGCTGTTCTGGGTGAGTTTAGACTCTTGGTGGCTGTCTCAGGAATTCTCTTCGGTTTCCTCCTTAATGTTTCATCGACCCGGTTGATAGAGCGGGCTGAGGAGCAGGTTGTTCTGGTGCTGGCCCTGTCGTTCGCGGCGGTGTCTGTTGTGATCTTTCTTCTTCCAGTGATGTATCATCATCTGCATAGCTTCCCGTTAACTGAGGCGGAGGCGACAAAGATCTACTACAGAAGTCACCGTTTTGCTCTCTGGGGTTTGACCGCCTTAATCATAGCAATCTACTTCTCACTAATACTATCATTCTACCCTCTGATGGGGTACGGATCGTACATGGTTGCAACGCTTATCATGATAGTGCCTGCAATTCTCTTCATATTGCGGAAGGTGCAGATGCCCACGTCTCGACTTAAGCGATGA
- a CDS encoding iron ABC transporter permease, translating to MVKPLLVSKGLSRLLIPAVIVSMCVLITMPTVALFFGSLWSANPGEPGHLTLDNYVATFSEARSLGLLLNSMVFALGSAFLATAIATIIAFITSRTDTPLARVFTYVPFFTLVIPTLVDALAWVYLLTPRTGLINLFFTQYLGFHDPPFNIYSLGGMIWVMGLSLVPLAFVGVRSAMVSLDPSLEEAARVSGRGIRTVIFSVTLPLVGPAMLSLFLLSFIVAFGSFEIPAVVGIPANIDVYMSVITISALYDNPPNYGLATAQSVIMFVITILFVYLYRRATRRAERFAVITGRGYSPRIMKLGKWRYLGLAILFLYLFVGLILPYFTLFMASLQTYWHPLTLFDSLSLTNYLELTSYSQLPSSTVNGIIVSSLSAFIAVLAAVFIVYYSQKSHVKGRGIIEGFAMLPIAFPGLVLGVGLLWAFISLPLGIYGTIWAFVLAYVIKYVAHGVRFTSEPLLQIHHDLEDASRVSGASTLYTIRRITLVLLRPALLGGWVYIAMITFREIGAAILLLTPGNEVISATLFRVWSSGHVEQAIAAIVLLTFALWGVIIIVSLVSRRRFMFKATP from the coding sequence ATGGTTAAGCCGCTCTTGGTTTCGAAAGGCCTTTCGCGGCTGCTGATTCCGGCGGTTATTGTCAGCATGTGCGTGCTGATAACAATGCCTACTGTAGCGCTCTTCTTCGGAAGCCTTTGGAGTGCAAATCCAGGCGAGCCGGGTCACCTGACGCTTGACAACTATGTTGCCACCTTCAGTGAGGCTAGGAGTCTCGGTCTTCTCCTGAACAGCATGGTCTTTGCTCTGGGCTCAGCCTTTCTTGCAACCGCTATCGCCACGATTATCGCTTTCATAACTTCACGCACCGATACGCCTTTAGCGCGAGTATTCACCTACGTTCCTTTCTTTACACTGGTTATTCCTACGCTCGTCGACGCGCTTGCTTGGGTCTATCTGTTGACCCCAAGAACCGGCTTGATTAATCTCTTCTTCACGCAGTACCTCGGTTTTCACGATCCTCCGTTCAACATTTACTCCCTAGGGGGAATGATTTGGGTGATGGGTCTCTCGTTGGTGCCTCTGGCATTCGTCGGGGTAAGATCCGCGATGGTTTCTCTTGACCCCTCACTGGAAGAGGCTGCGCGAGTCTCAGGTAGAGGAATCCGTACAGTGATATTCAGTGTCACTCTGCCTCTTGTGGGACCCGCGATGCTCTCTCTCTTCCTGTTATCGTTCATAGTCGCCTTCGGATCCTTCGAAATCCCTGCTGTAGTCGGAATCCCCGCGAATATTGACGTCTACATGTCGGTAATCACCATCTCAGCCCTCTATGACAATCCCCCGAACTACGGATTAGCTACTGCGCAATCAGTCATCATGTTTGTCATCACAATCCTGTTCGTCTACCTTTACCGTAGGGCGACACGCCGCGCAGAGAGATTCGCTGTAATCACTGGACGCGGATACTCTCCAAGAATTATGAAGCTTGGGAAGTGGCGGTACCTCGGGCTAGCTATCCTGTTTCTATACCTCTTCGTGGGGCTGATTCTCCCCTACTTCACCCTCTTCATGGCCTCCCTCCAAACCTACTGGCATCCATTGACTCTCTTCGACAGCCTAAGCCTCACCAACTACCTTGAACTCACCTCCTACTCCCAGCTGCCGAGCAGTACAGTAAACGGCATTATAGTATCAAGTCTCTCAGCCTTCATCGCCGTATTAGCTGCCGTCTTCATCGTCTACTATTCCCAGAAGAGCCACGTCAAAGGCCGCGGGATCATAGAGGGCTTCGCCATGCTGCCCATCGCCTTCCCCGGACTCGTGCTCGGTGTCGGACTGCTTTGGGCCTTCATCAGTCTCCCACTAGGGATATACGGAACAATCTGGGCGTTCGTACTCGCATACGTGATCAAATATGTGGCTCACGGCGTGCGCTTCACCTCTGAACCGCTCCTCCAGATCCACCACGATCTTGAAGACGCCTCGAGAGTATCCGGCGCCTCAACACTCTACACGATAAGACGGATCACTTTGGTGCTGCTGAGGCCTGCTTTACTGGGCGGCTGGGTCTACATAGCGATGATCACGTTCAGGGAAATCGGTGCGGCGATTCTGCTGCTTACCCCGGGTAATGAAGTGATTTCCGCCACTCTCTTCCGGGTGTGGTCCAGCGGACATGTTGAACAGGCGATCGCCGCGATCGTACTGCTCACCTTTGCTCTTTGGGGTGTCATAATTATAGTCAGCCTTGTCTCACGTAGAAGATTCATGTTTAAGGCGACACCCTAA
- a CDS encoding ParB/RepB/Spo0J family partition protein, translating to MMDGPSLAGFLDEVKIRKTHPARLSLRSDLGDLDELMASISKVGLLQPIVVRPVEEGYEVVAGNRRFEACRRLGWIKIPCHIVELDDKEAFEVSLVENVQRNMLNPVEEAEAFRRYVEDYGWGGVSELARQIGKSQVYVSKRLRLLSLPKEIKAEIARRNISPSVGEELLSLDDESQQIELGMRAVGENLSRSDVRDIVKMIHHGNLPEFDAFTDSIPYSYSDLEKQQRITDRALAKSIVALKVALHRIDDSLDLLEEGWVIRELLFEHRKAIHANIDALMNLRKRLSRRPMPK from the coding sequence ATGATGGACGGCCCGTCTCTCGCAGGCTTTCTCGATGAGGTGAAGATACGGAAGACTCATCCGGCTAGGCTGAGTCTCAGGAGCGATCTCGGCGATCTCGACGAGCTGATGGCGTCAATCTCGAAGGTGGGGCTTCTCCAACCTATTGTGGTTCGTCCTGTTGAGGAGGGTTATGAGGTTGTCGCGGGTAACAGGCGTTTCGAGGCGTGTCGCCGGCTAGGCTGGATCAAGATACCTTGTCATATTGTGGAGCTCGATGACAAGGAGGCGTTCGAGGTGTCGCTGGTCGAGAATGTTCAGCGGAACATGCTGAACCCTGTTGAGGAGGCTGAGGCCTTTAGACGTTATGTGGAGGATTACGGTTGGGGTGGGGTGAGCGAGCTAGCTAGGCAGATAGGTAAGAGCCAGGTGTATGTGAGCAAGCGTTTAAGGCTTCTTTCGCTGCCGAAGGAGATCAAGGCTGAGATTGCTAGGCGAAACATCAGTCCAAGTGTAGGTGAGGAGCTTCTTTCACTTGACGATGAGAGTCAGCAGATAGAGCTCGGGATGCGTGCTGTGGGTGAGAACCTTTCGAGAAGCGATGTCCGCGACATAGTTAAGATGATTCATCACGGAAACCTACCTGAGTTCGACGCCTTCACAGATAGTATCCCGTACTCCTACTCGGATCTGGAGAAGCAGCAGCGGATTACTGATCGAGCCTTGGCTAAGAGCATAGTCGCGTTAAAGGTTGCACTTCACCGGATTGATGATTCTCTTGATCTACTTGAGGAAGGCTGGGTTATACGTGAGCTTCTCTTCGAGCACAGGAAGGCAATTCACGCTAATATCGACGCATTGATGAATTTGCGTAAACGGCTCTCCCGTCGCCCAATGCCGAAGTAA
- a CDS encoding dodecin family protein produces the protein MVYKLIEVVGISEKGFDEAAKDAVEVASKTVHGIIWAEVNSLHMKVHEDNSVEYQARMKIGFEVKPEYKEPGHLHH, from the coding sequence TTGGTTTACAAATTAATCGAGGTCGTAGGAATATCAGAGAAGGGCTTTGATGAAGCGGCGAAGGACGCTGTTGAGGTTGCGAGCAAAACTGTGCATGGCATAATCTGGGCTGAGGTCAATAGTCTCCACATGAAGGTTCACGAAGACAATTCTGTGGAGTATCAGGCCCGGATGAAGATAGGTTTCGAAGTGAAACCGGAGTATAAGGAACCGGGGCATCTGCACCATTAG
- a CDS encoding ABC transporter ATP-binding protein: MPEVRIESLKKRFDSEQVIDNVTFTAHDGMFTTILGPSGSGKTTILRCIAGLEEPDEGEIWIGENQVFSSTEKKSVPPENRGIGMVFQSYAIWPHMTVFDNVAYPLQVRNTPKNEIEKRVKASLELVGLQGLEKRPAPNLSGGQQQRVALARALVYEPKVLLLDEPLSNLDNRLRERMRTELKELQRTIKVTTIYVTHDRLEAMALSDEVALMRRGQIAATGKPVDLYNNPPNRFVAGFLCRMNIFLGKQTDITTKKGLTQIDTTIGSLYCKVPEALKGESEVMVSMRRNEISITREKPAGENVLSGVVKNRLFEGDYVEYHVEVGKDIVKVRNGGSQTTLEKNEKVYLGIPPENCYVIEKAEAMAVE; this comes from the coding sequence ATGCCTGAAGTTCGGATTGAGTCCCTCAAAAAGCGCTTCGACAGTGAGCAAGTAATCGACAACGTCACGTTCACTGCACATGACGGAATGTTCACCACAATCCTTGGGCCAAGCGGCTCAGGTAAAACCACCATCCTGAGATGCATCGCGGGACTCGAGGAGCCTGACGAAGGAGAAATCTGGATCGGAGAAAACCAAGTGTTCTCCTCTACCGAGAAAAAATCAGTACCGCCTGAGAACAGAGGCATCGGCATGGTGTTCCAGTCATACGCCATCTGGCCACACATGACGGTCTTCGATAACGTAGCCTACCCGCTTCAAGTAAGAAACACGCCGAAGAACGAGATTGAGAAGCGGGTGAAGGCCAGCCTTGAACTCGTCGGCCTCCAAGGACTAGAGAAGAGACCAGCACCCAACCTCAGCGGAGGACAGCAGCAGCGAGTCGCGCTGGCTCGCGCACTCGTCTATGAACCTAAAGTTCTGCTCCTCGACGAGCCACTGAGCAACCTCGACAACAGATTGAGGGAGCGGATGAGGACTGAGTTGAAGGAGCTACAACGCACAATCAAAGTCACCACCATCTATGTAACCCACGACAGGCTTGAAGCAATGGCCCTAAGCGACGAGGTCGCCTTGATGAGAAGAGGACAGATCGCCGCCACAGGCAAACCGGTTGACCTCTACAACAACCCGCCTAACAGGTTCGTCGCCGGCTTCCTCTGCCGAATGAACATCTTCCTAGGAAAACAGACAGACATCACAACAAAGAAGGGCCTGACACAGATAGACACGACAATAGGATCGCTTTACTGCAAAGTACCCGAAGCACTGAAAGGCGAGAGCGAAGTCATGGTAAGCATGCGGCGGAACGAAATCAGCATCACCAGAGAAAAACCAGCAGGAGAAAACGTGCTGAGCGGAGTCGTGAAGAACAGACTGTTCGAAGGCGACTATGTTGAATACCACGTGGAGGTTGGAAAGGATATTGTCAAAGTCAGAAACGGCGGATCACAAACTACTCTGGAGAAGAACGAGAAGGTCTACCTGGGCATTCCACCTGAGAACTGCTACGTAATCGAGAAGGCAGAAGCAATGGCGGTTGAGTAA